TGCGAATTTCCAGTGCTGCTTGTGACGCATTCCATGCGTTTTCTTCGGCGGTCCCCTGGAAAATCGCCATCAAGCCGTCGCCTGCAGTTTCGTTCACATCTCCCTGATAGGAGATGATTACATCCAGGAAGCTTGAAAAGTATTTCTCTATGATGAAGTTGACTTTGTCCTGAGTGAATGTCTCGCTAATCCTGGTGTAATCGGCAACATCCAGGAAGAGGACGGAAACATCCACGTCTCTTTTTTCAAGCAGCGGAGCGTCAGGGTTTTTTTCCACAATTCTCTGCACGGTTTCCGGGACAAAGGTTCTGATGTGCCCCAGGATGCGTTCGACTGTGAGCTTCTCTCTTGCTATTTTGGAGTATTTCTTTGCATTTACGAGAATGTTTCCTGCCAATTCTATCAGGTCGGAAAGAAGCAGTTTGTCCCGATCCGTGAGAAAGGCGCCGGGTCTGGTGACAATGGTCAGGACAGCCACCGGCTCCTGCTCGTCATAGATCGGTATTGCAGCTTCACAGCAGGCCGGCAAATCGCATGAAAATGCGAACTGTCCCGGAACCGGATTACGTGAACTGAGTGCTTTGCTCACCATTTCTTTGCCGCGTTGGCATGGTTGGCAATTCACCTGTTCCTTCCTCATCGTGCAGTGGAGCGGTCTGGTGTAGTCGATGGCATCTGTGTCGATCAATATAAGGCAGGCCTCCTGGGCATGTGGGATAGTAACTTTTACTTCATCCCGAATTATCTCCAGAATATCCGCGATATTCAGGCAGGAGGTAACCTTCTTTGCTACGCGGAAAAGATTTTCAAAACGGGCTTGATAAAGATCTGAAGGAATTGGTTCTATCGTGAGGCTGTTCTCTCTCATGGAATATCCTTTAGATGGTGGCCATCTCATCATCAATTGTGGTCAATAAGGAGTTTATAATTATGCGCCGCTTTTTCCGCAAGACCAGAATAGAACGTCTGCGAACAAAGTCTTTGACGTAAGTCAAAATCGAGTTGATTTCGTGGCCGGCAAATCCGTGGGAATCTTGTAGAGCGCTCGCCTTTACGAAAAGCAAACGAGCGCCCGATCAGGAGAAGAATACTATAATCTCTTAAAATACTTGGTAATTGAAGCTGCGGAACGTTTTGGCGCCGCAATGAGAGGTTCATCGATTCTCTTGCCGTCGAGAAACTCGCCCACATGGAACGGACGGCCGTCAAAATAGGTTATTTCCCCACCGGCTGCTTCAAGGATGATACTGCCTGCGGCAAGATCTCGGACATTCACGTTTTTTAGCAGGCAGGCATCGGCAGCACCCCTGGCAACATAAGCGAGATGGCCGGCAGAGGACCCGAAATTGCGAATCTTCCCCGGAAACGTGCTGGAAAAATCATTGTGAAACCTGGAATAGACGAGAACGAGACTTTCATTATCGATACTGTCATTTTCGCGCACTCTGATGGGGCGGTCGTTGAGCAATGCTTCTCGCGCTGCATACGCGGAATACAGCTCGCCAGTCACCGGCAAATAGAGAAATCCCAGTACAGGCCAGAATTTCTCGAATAATGCCGCACTAATCCCCCATACGGGCATGCCAGCCTGAAACGATGCTGCTCCATCAAGGCAATCGGCAATCCAGATGAATCGCGGACATTCCGGTTCCGCGATCTCTTCCTGAGAAAGTTCTCTCAGAAAAGCGTGGTCTTCAAAGCTTCCTTTAATTTTTGTAGATATCAGGTCCCAAGCAGTGTTTTCAGCTTCTGTCACCAGATCGTCATCGAACTTGAGCTGGTTGTTGCCCTTGCCGTACATTTCCATGAGGAGAGAGCCGCTTTTTCGCAAAGTATTTTCCACGAACTCCTTGAGAGTCCAGAGTTCCCGTTCTGATAAAGATCTGTCTTCTTTTTCCATGATGACTCCATTCCAGTTATACTTACCCTCCAGGCCATTGACAGGAACATGTTGCCGAGAGGGAGTGTGACCCCTGAATCAGTCACAAGAGGGCAGTCAGTTACGGCTGAATGCCGCTGTCGATCGGATTTCGCTGCGTATGGCGCAGCTCATATGCATGCTACCATGAATCTTGTTGATTGCAATGAAATACACCGGTCTCTGAGCAACACTTTGCCGCATATCTCGTGTCGTTCAAAATCAAAGGCAATATTACATTTTCGCGGACTTGTACAGACTCGAATCGTGTTTTCGCGGATCGTTGAATGGTTATCCGGTGAGTTAAATCTTCCTTGACAGATCGATCCACCTTCATTAATATTGTTCGATTATGACTTGAGGGTGCAAGCCCGTCGGAGGTTAATCCTTAGAATGGCAGTAAGAATACGCCTGGCACGGTTCGGTGCCAAGAAAAAACCGTTCTACAGAGTTGTGGTTGCTGAATCTTTCTTCCCGCGGGACGGAAGGTTTCTCGATGTCGTAGGAACGTACGATCCCAGAGATAAAGAGAAAGGTCTGAACCTCAATCTCGAGTCAATTCACCAGTGGGTCAACCGCGGGGCCGAACTAACCGATACGGTTCGCAGAATTGTCAAAAAGGCTGAGACTTCTGTTAGAGCGGAACAGTAAGGGGAGTAAAGCTCCTGTCCTCGATAAATCGCGTTGGATGGGAGAAAGCTTATGAAGGATCTCATCGAATATATAGCCAAAGCGCTCGTGGACAGTCCGGAAGAAGTGGCCGTCTCGGAAGTTGAAGGCGAAATGACGTCTGTTATTGAGCTGAAAGTGGCTAAAGGCGATCTTGGGAAAGTAATAGGAAAACAGGGCCGAACCGCACGTGCAATGCGGACAATTTTAAGCGCAGCCTCCACTAAAGGGAAAAAGCGTGCGGTCCTGGAGATCCTTGAATAATAGCAGTTCCTGATTGTTACGCTCCATGGCCCGAAGCAGACTCATTGTTATCGGCAAGGCTGTCAAAGTCTTTGGCATCAAAGGCGAAATCAAAGTCAGGCCGTATACGGAATCTTTGACATCTTTCGAGAATTCCGTTCGTCTCGTTTTCGACGAAACCGCGTATGAAGTGGCGGGCTTTCGCGTGCACAAAGGGGCAATACTGGTTCGCCTGCAAGGAATCGACACTCCTGAAAAAGCTCGGGAGCTTGTGGGGAAACTGGTTAAGACAAATGAGGAGAATCTGCCTGCAAAAGAAGAGGACGAGTATTACTGGTTCGAATTGCTCGGCATGCGGGTGGTGACCAAGGACGGACGGGAACTCGGAAAAATAAGCCAGATCACCCCGACCGGAGCAAACGACGTCCTCCATGTCGAAGGTGAATTCGGGGAAATCCTCCTGCCTATGATAGACGATGTGGTGCTGGAGGTGGACACCGAAACCGAGACAATGACTGTGGACCCTCTGGAGGGGCTGATCCCAGATGTTGAACATTAAGATCCTGACCATTTTTCCCGGGATCTTCGATTCGTTTTTGGCTTACGGCAATCCGGCTCGCGCTATCGAAGCAGAGCTGATGACGGTCGAAGCCGTCGATCTTAGAGAATTCACCGAAGATCGCCACCGCAGTACGGATGATTATCCCTATGGTGGCGGCACCGGGATGGTAATGAAGCCTGAACCGGTTGTCCGTGCGATACAGAGCGTTCGGAACAGTGTACCCGGGTCAAAGGTCATTCTCATGACGCCCCAGGGGAGACTTTTCGATCAATCGATCGCAGAGGAACTCGCCACCGGGACGAACTTGATTTTCGTCTGCGGTCGGTACGAAGGAATAGACGAGCGGATCAGGCACTTTGTCGATGATGAGATTTCCGTCGGAGACTACATTCTTTCAGGCGGCGAAACGGCCGCGATGGTGGTCATCGACGCCGTCATCAGGCTGGTTCCGGGCGTATTGGGACGGGACAGTCACATAGCAGGAGAATCCTTTTACGAAGGACTCCTGGAATATCCCCAGTACACGCGGCCTCGGGAATTCGAAGGTTTGAGTGTTCCCGATATTTTACTTGAAGGACACCACGAAAAAATACGCCGGTGGAGAAAAAAACAAGCCCTGGCCCGAACGCTTTTCAGGCGCCCTGACCTTCTGGACAGAGCTATTCGAGGAGCTGAAGAGGAAAAACTCCTGGAGGAGATCCGATCTGAACTTTGCACGGGCTTAATGGAGAAGAAAAATGGATATGCTGGAACAGATTCAGAAGGAACAGATGAGGTTGGACCTCCCGGAATTTCGGGCGGGGGACACAGTTAAGGTCCATGTTCGCATTGTCGAAGGAACTCGCGAGAGAATACAGATCTTCGAAGGCGTGGTAATCGGAACGAGCCACAAGGGAGCAGGCACGAGCTTTACCGTAAGAAAAGTCTCCTATGGGATCGGAGTGGAAAGAGTATTTCCCCTGCATTCCCCGATGTTGGACAAGATCGAAGTCGTGACGCGTGGGCGCGTGAGACGATCCAAGATCTATTACATCCGCAAACTCAGAGGCAAAGCCGCCCGTATCAAAGAACGCAGACTTTCTTAGCTCTTGTCAGAACTGCCAATCCAAGTTTTCTTCGCGGAGGAAGATACCTAGAGCGCTATTCCTCCGCGTAGCCCAGCCTCTTGTTTTCAGCATGAATAGGGTTGATCGTATATAGCGGTTATCGAAAATCTTGACGGAATCCAATGCCTGCAATGAGAAGAATCAGTAGCGCCGGCGTCCCTGCCGGCGAGAACTTATTGATTTGTTTGGTGAATTGTTCGCCGGCACGGAGGCCGGCGCTACCAATTGCTGGGAACTGCTCTTCACAATCCGTGATTACTTTCGAGAATCGGTATAATAAGTCGTGGGGCTGCTTCAGGTCACCTCAGTCTTGTCCTTGTCACCCAATGAAGATTTTGCACCCGGTGGCTAGAGACAGTCTTTCTCCTCAGAAGGGTTGGATTCTTCATTCGGGGCATTGAATCCGACATCAGAGATGACTCACCACTGAATTGCAGTCAATTTGCTTGCCGCGGAGTAAGGTGGTCCCATCCTTATCGGCTAAAAGAAAGACCGCGAGCGATGCGGTTCCCGCTGGTCACCGCATCCTACGGGAACTTGCATGCAGCGGAACATTTGGCGAAGTCCTTACGTGGAGAATGGCTTCCCAAACAGTTTTCAATTCCTGCGTTCGTCTCCTACAATTCTGCCGTCTCGAATCATGATGCGTCGGTCGGTGACTGCTCCGACTTCCGGATCGTGTGTTACCAGAATAAAAGTAATCTGCTTCTGCTGATTGAGCCTGGAAAATACGGCCATGATTTCATTGCTGGTTCGAGTATCCAGATTTCCTGTCGGTTCGTCCGCGAGGATAATGTCAGGATTGTTCACGAGTGCCCGCGCAATGGCTACCCGTTGCTGCTGGCCTCCGGACAATTGCGATGGCAGATGGTTGGCTCTTTCCGTGAGTCCTACCAACTCGAGAGCCTGCATCGCAGAGTCTTTGCGTTCAGCCATCTTTACGCGGCCGTATATGAGCGGGAGCTCCACATTGTGCAGCGCGTCCATTCTCGGCAAGAGATTGAACCCCTGAAAAACGAATCCGATCTTCCGATTTCGAAGATCGGCTCGTTCATCGAGGTTCAACGCGGATACATCGTCCCCGTCCAGGATGTATTGCCCGGACGTGGGAACATCGAGACATCCCAGAATATTCATGAGGGTGGACTTGCCCGATCCGGACGGCCCCATAATGGAAAGAAACTCGCCGGGTTCGATGGTCAGATCGATCTCAACGAGCGCAGGAACCTCCACAGTTCCGGCAACATAAATTTTCTCGAGATTTTCCATGCGAATCAGAGACACAGTATATCCTGGCGAAGAAATGCAATGCTCCCCTGTAGCATACTCTGGCGAATTGGTAGAAAAGCACTGATGCGGCGGTCATTTGTACTTGTATGTATGTGTTCCGATCTATCGAAAGGTTCCGAATGTTACTCCGCAGGAATCCGCGTTTCGAGAGCGACTTTGAGTTTTTCTTTCAGTTCCCGCAAATCCGAGCTCTTGACTACGTAATAATCTGCGGCAACGGCTTTTAGATCCACTTTGAAACTGGAATACGCCGAATTAAGGATTACCGGAAGATCATAGTGCTTCTTCCGGATTTGCTGGAGAAGATCCAATCCGTTGAAATCCTTCATTTTTATGTCGAGAATGATGCAGTCGGGGTTTTCCCGGTCAACGACAGACAACAGTTCCCGACCGTCAGGCAAGGTGATCACATCGTATCCCTCGTCCTGCAGCTCCATGGAATAGAGCATTCGAATTCCTTCTTCATCATCGACAATCAATATTTTCGCCATGACCGGTCCTTTTGCTCTGGTCTTTCTGCTCACGCAAACCAGCGTTCCAGGAGATAGGGCTTCGCCTTCTCGAATTGAAGACATTGGTCTTCAATATACTCTTCCACCTGTTGCGTATTCATCGCTTGCGATTCAAGAACGAACGATAAAATTCTTCCATGAAATAATGGCTTTAGCGTCGAAATGAGTTCTTCGGGACCAAGCACCCGGTTCTTGTACGCGACAGCGAAATCGAAGAGAATCTTTGCCCATAACCCGGTTGGAAACTCGAATCCTTCCGGAGACAGTTCAGTTACTTCCTCGAGTTTATGGATGTTTTCCGGGCTCAGGAGAATCTTATATTTGTCCCACTGTTCAAGGGTGCCGCTCTGGAATTTTTGTGAAAGAAGTCTCACATCCACATTCACTGGCGGCGGCACCTCCACATCACCCACGCCAAAGCCGAAAACAGCAGTAGGACGGCTCCATTTGACGTCACGCCAGAAGGTTTCATACTTGCACATGAGTTCGAAAATTGTCGAAATCACGTTGGAAAAAAGCGTGTCGGAATCCTCCAGGATATCCTTGATTTTGTGAACCTTGGGACGTCCCATGAATGCCTGAACCACTGCAACATGATTCCGGACGGATGTTGTGGTCATCCAGATGTCGATCCCGAAGGAGGAAATGGAATCACTCCAGGCATCCGTTTCCAGGAATATTTTCGCGAGCTCTCCCGAAAAACCGTAATCCCCTCCGATGGGCTGGCGGACGCGACGCCCGTATAGAGCCCTCGTCAAAGGATATGCAATACTGTTTGTTATAGGGCCGTCATACTTGTGGCGAACGTATAGCGGTGCAACAAACTGATACTGTTCGAAAAGCGGTTCCCCGAGATTGCGTATCCACAAAGGAGTTATGCTCCGCAGGTCCGCATCGATGAGGACAACCGCCTGCGCGGACAGTTCCACGGCTTTTGCCAGCAGATTCCGGACATTATTGCCTTTGCCGGTAACTCCCTCTTCCGTGGAAATGTAGATCTTGGGAGCGGTCGTCTCCGTGGTCATGAACGCTTGTCGAGTGTTATCCGGAGAGTGGTTATCGCAGTTTATGATGACTGCGGACTTATCTGAATAGTACTTTTTCAGTCCTTTGTCGGCCTGCTGTGTAGGGTAAGAGATGGAAGACGCTTCGTTGTAAGATGGTATTCCCACAACGATGTCTGCTCGAGTAATACCATCGGGATTGTCTTCAATAAACTTCATTGAGTTTTCTCTGAAACTGAAGATTGATTTGCCGCTAACCGAGAGCCCAACCTTAGCACAACCAATGGGAGTTTTCAATTCACACGCTAAGCGAGAAAACCTGAATCTAAAGGCTTTTGGGGAAGGATACTCTCCAGCAGTGTGAGTCTCGTGGACATGGCCGAAAACTTCCGGTAAATTGTGAGCAAGCCAGACTCGGCCCAAGCTTTGTTATATGTTTCTGCATTCTATCAAAGAAGAAGATCGGCCAGTCCCGCCAACGCGGGATTATCGGAAGGTCCCCAATCATTCTTCTGATTATAGAATATTAATCGGTGTGACGTGGACAAAGAACATCTGAAGTCCATAATAGAAGGATTGATTTTTGCCCATTCAGAGCCTCTTAATCCGGAGTCTCTGGTGCGCGTCCTCGGGAATGTATCCGCAGATGCGGTGCAGCAGGTTCTGGACGAATTAGAGGAATATTACCGGGAGCGAGCGAGGGGCTTCTTGCTTGTCCGAGTTGGAGGTGGATACCAGTTCCGTTCGTTGCCGACCGTTGCCCCGTGGATACTGGAAATGAAGCGCGTGAAACCCGCGAGGCTCAGCAAAGCCGCCCTGGAGACACTGTCGATCATCGCGTACAACCAACCGGTAACCAGGAGTCACATAGAGCAGATACGAGGGGTGGAAAGCTCTGCCATGGTCAGGAATCTCATGGAGCGAGAACTGGTAACGGTGGTGGGAAAGAAAGACGTTCCCGGCCGGCCGCTTCTTTATGGGACTTCCAAGCGATTTCTGGAGGTATTCGGGCTTCCGGACCTTGCTTCCCTACCTTCTTTGCCGCAACTGGAAGAGCTGACCCAGGAAGACCTCACCGAAGGGGACAGGAGCGAAGAACCAGCCCCTTAGGCAATCATGTACAAGTATCCGTCGTCGCATCCAAACAAGACATAGTTGTCGAAGACCGTCGGAGAAGAATTTACCGGGCCTTCAGTCTTGAATTTCCATTTTTCCGCGCCGGTGTTCACATCCAGGCCGTAAAGAAATCTATCGGCACTCCCGCAGTACACGGTGAAGTAGGCCAAAGCAGGTGATGAAGCAATCGGGCCGCCGGTTTGCACTTTCCATTTTTCCTGGCCCGTTCTCTCGTCAACTGCCACTATTTCTCCATTTGAGTTGCCGACAAACACGCGGCCGTAACCGACACATGGAGAACATGATATCTTGGATTTGGACGCATATTTCCATTTCTCTCTGCCGGATTTCATATCCACGGCACAGAGAGTGCCGTCCCAACTCGCTATGTGGGCCATGCCTTCATTCAGAGCAGGCGATCCGGAGACCGGCCCGCCAGTCTTGAATTCCCACTTCTTCTCACCAGTGGAAGCGTCCAAACAATAGACCTTTGTGTCGTAGCTGCCGAAGCAAACTTTTCCGTCAAGAATTGCAGGGGAAGAAGAAACGATTCCTCCTGTCTTGAATTTCCAGAAAATCTGCCCTGAAATGCGATCGACACAGTATAAATTTCCGTCCGAGCTTCCGAAATATGCTTTTCTCTCGATTATTGCCGGAGAGGATGTTACGGGTCCTTCGGCTCTTACTGTCCAGCTCGGCAGGCCGTTCACGGCATTCAGGCAGACTAGAGCGCCTTCGGACGTTCCGAAATAGAGTTTACCGCCTGCCACTGCTACCGATGCGGAAATGGGACCATTGGTGGAGAAACTCCAGTCTTTCTCGCCGGTATCTAAATGTACCGCGTACAGGGTCCCGTCCCAGCTTCCGAAAAATGCTAATTTCGTAGTGCAGACTGCCGAAGAAGAAACCCAGCCGCCTGTCTTGAATTTCCATTTCAGCTCGGAAAGTTGCCGGACTCCCTGGGATTCATACATTCCAGTTCTCTGGAGATTGCCCCGGAACAAATGCACTTCATCATCAACAATTTCTTCAACACGCGGCGTTGGACATTTCCGAGTGTCCAATTCACAAATCTCGGCCTCGATTG
The sequence above is a segment of the Desulfomonile tiedjei DSM 6799 genome. Coding sequences within it:
- the rplS gene encoding 50S ribosomal protein L19 — encoded protein: MDMLEQIQKEQMRLDLPEFRAGDTVKVHVRIVEGTRERIQIFEGVVIGTSHKGAGTSFTVRKVSYGIGVERVFPLHSPMLDKIEVVTRGRVRRSKIYYIRKLRGKAARIKERRLS
- the rpsP gene encoding 30S ribosomal protein S16 codes for the protein MAVRIRLARFGAKKKPFYRVVVAESFFPRDGRFLDVVGTYDPRDKEKGLNLNLESIHQWVNRGAELTDTVRRIVKKAETSVRAEQ
- a CDS encoding inositol monophosphatase family protein, encoding MEKEDRSLSERELWTLKEFVENTLRKSGSLLMEMYGKGNNQLKFDDDLVTEAENTAWDLISTKIKGSFEDHAFLRELSQEEIAEPECPRFIWIADCLDGAASFQAGMPVWGISAALFEKFWPVLGFLYLPVTGELYSAYAAREALLNDRPIRVRENDSIDNESLVLVYSRFHNDFSSTFPGKIRNFGSSAGHLAYVARGAADACLLKNVNVRDLAAGSIILEAAGGEITYFDGRPFHVGEFLDGKRIDEPLIAAPKRSAASITKYFKRL
- the scpB gene encoding SMC-Scp complex subunit ScpB: MDKEHLKSIIEGLIFAHSEPLNPESLVRVLGNVSADAVQQVLDELEEYYRERARGFLLVRVGGGYQFRSLPTVAPWILEMKRVKPARLSKAALETLSIIAYNQPVTRSHIEQIRGVESSAMVRNLMERELVTVVGKKDVPGRPLLYGTSKRFLEVFGLPDLASLPSLPQLEELTQEDLTEGDRSEEPAP
- a CDS encoding KH domain-containing protein yields the protein MKDLIEYIAKALVDSPEEVAVSEVEGEMTSVIELKVAKGDLGKVIGKQGRTARAMRTILSAASTKGKKRAVLEILE
- a CDS encoding glycosyl transferase — protein: MKFIEDNPDGITRADIVVGIPSYNEASSISYPTQQADKGLKKYYSDKSAVIINCDNHSPDNTRQAFMTTETTAPKIYISTEEGVTGKGNNVRNLLAKAVELSAQAVVLIDADLRSITPLWIRNLGEPLFEQYQFVAPLYVRHKYDGPITNSIAYPLTRALYGRRVRQPIGGDYGFSGELAKIFLETDAWSDSISSFGIDIWMTTTSVRNHVAVVQAFMGRPKVHKIKDILEDSDTLFSNVISTIFELMCKYETFWRDVKWSRPTAVFGFGVGDVEVPPPVNVDVRLLSQKFQSGTLEQWDKYKILLSPENIHKLEEVTELSPEGFEFPTGLWAKILFDFAVAYKNRVLGPEELISTLKPLFHGRILSFVLESQAMNTQQVEEYIEDQCLQFEKAKPYLLERWFA
- the rimM gene encoding ribosome maturation factor RimM (Essential for efficient processing of 16S rRNA), producing MARSRLIVIGKAVKVFGIKGEIKVRPYTESLTSFENSVRLVFDETAYEVAGFRVHKGAILVRLQGIDTPEKARELVGKLVKTNEENLPAKEEDEYYWFELLGMRVVTKDGRELGKISQITPTGANDVLHVEGEFGEILLPMIDDVVLEVDTETETMTVDPLEGLIPDVEH
- a CDS encoding ABC transporter ATP-binding protein gives rise to the protein MSLIRMENLEKIYVAGTVEVPALVEIDLTIEPGEFLSIMGPSGSGKSTLMNILGCLDVPTSGQYILDGDDVSALNLDERADLRNRKIGFVFQGFNLLPRMDALHNVELPLIYGRVKMAERKDSAMQALELVGLTERANHLPSQLSGGQQQRVAIARALVNNPDIILADEPTGNLDTRTSNEIMAVFSRLNQQKQITFILVTHDPEVGAVTDRRIMIRDGRIVGDERRN
- a CDS encoding response regulator → MAKILIVDDEEGIRMLYSMELQDEGYDVITLPDGRELLSVVDRENPDCIILDIKMKDFNGLDLLQQIRKKHYDLPVILNSAYSSFKVDLKAVAADYYVVKSSDLRELKEKLKVALETRIPAE
- a CDS encoding PQQ-binding-like beta-propeller repeat protein, which codes for MSLRTINAKELVEAIRSGLSRQGLMTKYSISSEELQLLFRRLLQVGAVQESEIRRLIAPVLPHADFECPECGATYHEAFDQCSQCGAFVATIEAEICELDTRKCPTPRVEEIVDDEVHLFRGNLQRTGMYESQGVRQLSELKWKFKTGGWVSSSAVCTTKLAFFGSWDGTLYAVHLDTGEKDWSFSTNGPISASVAVAGGKLYFGTSEGALVCLNAVNGLPSWTVRAEGPVTSSPAIIERKAYFGSSDGNLYCVDRISGQIFWKFKTGGIVSSSPAILDGKVCFGSYDTKVYCLDASTGEKKWEFKTGGPVSGSPALNEGMAHIASWDGTLCAVDMKSGREKWKYASKSKISCSPCVGYGRVFVGNSNGEIVAVDERTGQEKWKVQTGGPIASSPALAYFTVYCGSADRFLYGLDVNTGAEKWKFKTEGPVNSSPTVFDNYVLFGCDDGYLYMIA
- a CDS encoding adenylate/guanylate cyclase domain-containing protein; the protein is MRENSLTIEPIPSDLYQARFENLFRVAKKVTSCLNIADILEIIRDEVKVTIPHAQEACLILIDTDAIDYTRPLHCTMRKEQVNCQPCQRGKEMVSKALSSRNPVPGQFAFSCDLPACCEAAIPIYDEQEPVAVLTIVTRPGAFLTDRDKLLLSDLIELAGNILVNAKKYSKIAREKLTVERILGHIRTFVPETVQRIVEKNPDAPLLEKRDVDVSVLFLDVADYTRISETFTQDKVNFIIEKYFSSFLDVIISYQGDVNETAGDGLMAIFQGTAEENAWNASQAALEIRSRTRKINTELEGHFYPVIVNMGINSGVVSLGMSKFTGGSWTRTTYTASGSATNLAARIAAAATEGDILIGPETAQRISGRTTIFDRGIMNFKNITSSVHVYSLIPQAC
- the trmD gene encoding tRNA (guanosine(37)-N1)-methyltransferase TrmD, with protein sequence MLNIKILTIFPGIFDSFLAYGNPARAIEAELMTVEAVDLREFTEDRHRSTDDYPYGGGTGMVMKPEPVVRAIQSVRNSVPGSKVILMTPQGRLFDQSIAEELATGTNLIFVCGRYEGIDERIRHFVDDEISVGDYILSGGETAAMVVIDAVIRLVPGVLGRDSHIAGESFYEGLLEYPQYTRPREFEGLSVPDILLEGHHEKIRRWRKKQALARTLFRRPDLLDRAIRGAEEEKLLEEIRSELCTGLMEKKNGYAGTDSEGTDEVGPPGISGGGHS